The DNA segment GCAGGAATTCCATAGAATCGATAGGATTCATTGGAGCAAGCACCTTGCGGAGTATCCACACGCGGTTGAGCACTTCTGGGGAGAGCAGCAGCTCTTCCTTTCTGGTGCCGGAGCGGTTGATGTCCATAGCAGGGAAGATGCGCTTTTCGGACAGGTGGCGGTCAAGGTAAACTTCACTGTTACCAGTGCCCTTGAACTCTTCAAAGATAACCTCGTCCATGCGGGAACCGGTATCAATGAGTGCCGTTGCAATGATGGTCAGGCTGCCGCCTTCTTCCACGTTACGTGCTGCGCCAAAGAAGCGCTTGGGGCGCTGGAGTGCATTTGCATCCAGACCACCGGAAAGCACGCGGCCAGAGGAAGGAGTCACAGCGTTGTACGCACGGCCGAGGCGGGTGATGGAGTCGAGCAGAATGACAACGTCTTTCTTACGCTCAACAAGGCGCTTGGCCTTTTCCATGACCATTTCAGCGACCTGAACATGGCGCTGCGGCGGCTCGTCAAAGGTCGAGCTGACAACTTCGGCGTTAACCGTGCGCTCCATGTCCGTGACTTCTTCTGGGCGTTCGTCAATGAGAAGAACGATCAGGTAGGTGTCAGGGAAATTCGCTTTGATGGAGTTTGCGACAGTTTGCAGCAGGACGGTTTTACCGGTGCGGGGGGGAGCCACGAAAAGTGCGCGCTGACCTTTTCCGATGGGGGAAAGCAGGTCGATGATGCGTGCTGAAAAACTTTCTTTTCCATTTTCGAGGCGGAAATGTTCGTCGGGATAGACGGGGGTCAGATTATCAAAGAGGATGAGGTTTTTGGTTGCTTCGGGCTTTTCGAAACCGATTTCGTTGACGCGAAGCAGGGCGAAATACCGTTCCCCTTCTTTGGGTGGTCGGATCTGACCAGAAATGACATCACCCTTGCGCAGACCAAAGCGGCGGATCTGGGATGGTGAGACATAGATGTCGTCTGGGCCGGGCATGTAGCTGTACATGGGAGAGCGGAGGAAACCGAATCCGTCAGGAAGGATTTCCAGAACGCCTTCTCCATAGATGGAGCCATTCTGGGATGCACAGGCTTTGAGCAGAGCAAAAATCAGCTCCTGCTTGCGCATTCCGCTTGGGTTCTCGATTTTGTATTCGTTCGCGAGCTCCATCAGCTCGGACATGCTTTTGGCTTTGAGTTCAGATTGGTGCATGGCCTTCTCCATGGCGCAGGTGTGATCTGATAGATTCTTGGCTTGATGAGGTGAGCATGGGGTACGCCCCATAAAAAGTATTATATAGATAAACCGTCCGGAAGTGACAGAAAAAACGAATGCAGCTTATCTAAATAATAAGCCCCATGACGGAGCCGGTATGTATCGGCTCCGTTCCGCGATGCATTCATCGCGAATCACAAAGGCTTTGCAAAATAAAAAAGAGAAAATGCTAGGAAGTGTAGATTGAGTAATGTAGCAGCATCAGTAGAGATACTTGCAAACTACTTAGCAATAGATGCTTTAGCCTAGCAGATGTCTGAAGGCAAGAAAATTTTACTCTTCTTTTTGAGGTTCAAGAACGTCTGAGAAGAGTTCTTCGATCTGGGCACGGACTTCGTCCTGCTCTTTGTCGAGAGCATGTGCAAGCTCAAGGGTCAGAAGCCCCATTGCCTGCTCAAGCAGTCTGTGCTCGCCAAAAGACAATTCTTTGTCTTTTCCGATGAGGAGCAGTTCCTTCAGGACGTATGCGACGTCGGCCAAGTCACCGCTTTTCAGATTTTCTGAATATTCGCGGTAGCGGCGGTTCCAGTTCTGACCGGAATAGCCTGTGAAGTCCGAACGGTCCTTCAGGGAATCAATAATGGATTCTGCTTTTTCTTTGGAGCAGACGTGACGAAGGCCCACGTTCTCAGCATTGAGAACGGGAACCATAAGGGTCACGTTGTTGCTGAGGATCCGAACGATGTAAAATTCGGCCTTAGCGCCACCGATTTCCTGTTCCTCGATTCTTTCTACAACACCGACACCCTGTGCCGGGTATACGACGAGTTCATCTTTTTGAAACACGTTACCTTATCTCCATAACTCTCTGTGAAGCACGCAACTCCAGAAATATATATCAAAGAGCCTGTTTCGTCTAGCTCTTCGGATTTTGGTCCGAAGAAAGAGCGCTAAAACTGTTTATGTGCTGCACGGCAAGTGGCATTCCTCGCCGAATGAAAATACCCAGGCCTTTTTTGGCTGCGGCAAGTGTCGCATCAAGAGTGTCCTGTTCGGCAGGTTCAAATGGTTCCAAAACGTAGTCGCGGACTCCGCCGCGCTGGTCTGGTCGACCTATGCCCATGCGCAGTCGAATAAACTGTGCAGAGCCAAGCTCTTCCATGATGGACTTGAGTCCATTGTGTCCGGCAGATCCTCCGCCTTTCTTGAGTTTCATTTTCCCAAGCGGCAGATCAAGGTCATCATGAGCGACCACGACGTTTTCGGGAGTGATACCAAATTTGTTGCACAGCCGTTTTACGGCGATGCCACTGAGATTCATGTATGTCAGTGGCTTAGCAATAATCCAGTGTGGCTTGGAGCGAATAATGGCACAGTCCCACGCCATGCAGTCGTCACCAACCGAGAGGCGGGTGCAGGCACTTTCGCCTGCGTTGCTACGTACTGCATCAGCAAACATAAAACCGAAATTATGCCTGGTGTTTTCATATTCGACACCAGGATTACCTAAGCCGACCAGAAGTCCTGCGTATTTTTTCATAATCGAAACGCCTGCCTGTTCGGAAGAGCCGCCAGAACGTGCAGATCCGGAAAAGGGAAGGAGTGGGAGAGGCTAGGGAAGCCAGAAGCGGAGGAGGGGGAAACCTGAACGGTTCCTGTGTGCCAGAAAAAATACAGGGCTTCGGAAACCCGAAGCCCTGCAAGAAAGACAGATTTATGCCTCTTCTTCTTCGTCTTCTGCAATGGCAGCGCCCTTTGCAACGAGACGGAGAACAGCGAAATTGTCATCATAAATTTTCTTAACGCCTTCGGGAACAACAACGTCTTCAATCTGAAGGGTGTCGTTGTCCTTGAAGTTCGTGATGTCAATTTCGATGGATGCCGGGATGTTTCCGGGCAGGCATTCGATGGTAGCGATGGAACGGTACACTTCGAGTCTGGAACCCATAGCCATGCTCGCTGCGCGGCCAACGGTAACCATAGGAACGGAAACACGGACAGTCTTTTCCATGTCGACGCCCATGATGTCGAAGTGAGTGATTTCGTTCTTGAAGGGGTGGCGAACCAGCTCTTTAATCAGAGCGGTGAAGGTGCCTTTTCCTTCGATTTCAAGGCTCAGAAGCTGAGAAGTTTTCACAGCAGCGTAAACCTTTTCAAGGCTCATCAGAGGTGCCTTGATGAGAACGTTTTCATTTTTGGCGTAGAAAACGCCGGGCACCATTTTCTCAATGCGCAGGGTGCGGCAGGAGCCCTTGCCGGTTTCCTCTCGTACGGCGGCCTTGAGCGTAACCTGTTCAGACATGAGTATCTCCTTCAAGCTGTTCCCGCCCGGTTCCAAGGCGGGCCCGGCGGTGATCTTCAAATTACAAAATTATACGAACAACACACTTACGGAAGATTCCGTATGAATGTTGTGGATAGCCTTACCCAGCAGACTTGCCAGGGAAATAGCCTTGATTTTGGAGCAGGATTTCGCGTTGTCCTTCAGAGGAATGGAGTTCGTTACGAAGACCTCTTTGTACAGCGAATTCTCAAGGCGTTCAACAGCTGGTCCAGAAAGGACAGGATGTGTGGCACAGGCCAGTACTTCCTTGGCACCGTTCTCTACAAGAACTTTAGCGCCAGCGCAAATGGTTCCAGCTGTATCAATCATATCGTCAACAACGATGGCTGTCTTGCCCTTTACGTCGCCGATAACATGCATTGCTTTTGCCTGATTCGGGCAGTCGCGGCGCTTGTCGATGATGGCCAGGCCAGCACCAAGACGCTTTGCGTAAGCACGAGCGCGCTCAACGCCACCAGCGTCGGGAGAAACGATAACAAGGTCTTTGCTATCGTACTTGCGAAGCGGATCCAGCAGTGCAGGGGCAGCGTAAAGGTTATCAACCGGAAGGTTGAAGAAGCCCTGAATCTGGCCAGCGTGCAGGTCAACAGTGACCAAGCGGTCAATGCCGGCAACAGTCAGGAAGTCAGACACGAGCTTGGCGGTGATGGGTGCACGAGGTGCTACCTTGCGGTCCTGACGGGCGTAGCCGTAGTACGGCACGACTGCAGTGACACGACCAACGCTGGCACGCTTGAGAGCGTCCAGCATGATGCTGAGCTCCATCAGGTGGAAGTTGACCGGTGCGCAGGTAGGCTGCACAACAAAAACATCAGCTCCACGGACGTTGGAGCCAATTTCCACTCGGATTTCACCATCGCTGAACGTGTCCGTCAGACACGGAGTGAGTTCGCAACCAAGGTGATTGCAAATCTCAGTGGCAAGCTCAGGGTTTGCCGAGCCAGTCATGATTTTCAATTCGCCAATAGCCATCGTGGTTTTCCTTGAAAAAAATATATGGCTGGGGTGGAAGGACTCGAACCCTCGAGTGACGGGACCAAAACCCGTTGCCTTAACCGCCTTGGCTACACCCCAGCATCAAACGAATGTAAATAGATGGACAAGCCTGCCTGCTGCAATCTTTTCGCGACCCGACTTGCTGTCGAGTAAGAACGGAAAAGGGCAAACAGACTGGCCCCGCTGCCGCTCATAACCGCACTCGCTGCGCCAGAAAGGAGCAGCTCCTCTTTGAGCGAGCGAAGTTTTGGATAGGCTTTGAAAACAACACTTTCAAAGCTATTGAGAAGCAGGCGTTCAGAGCAGGGGAAGCACTTACCGGTACTGGCCCTGCATGTCAAGCTTTCGCTTGTTTTTTCGTCATGATTTTTTGCGAGGAACGCTTTGTCCCATGCTTTGTACGCCCAATTTGTCGGGACGTGCACAGGCGGGCACAAGAGTAGCAGAGATAAACCTCGTAGATCAAGTGAAACTCTGCGAAGTTTTTCGCCAATTCCTGAAGCATGGGCTGGGCTATTCATTAAAAAAAACGGGACATCAGCACCAACAGCCGTGGCGATCCTGTGCAGTCTTTCCTGTGGAAGGGCGTTTTCGCCTGCATTCTCATTCAGGAACTGGAGGAACGCGGCAGCGTCTGAACTGCCGCCACCAAGCCCCGCACCGGAGGGGATTCCCTTCTCAAGATGCAGGCGCAGGCCAGGATTGGTCCCTGTCGCTTCGCAAAATTTGTCATATGCGGAGTGCAGGGTGGTGTGCATGGTTTCAAGTGCTTTTACGGAAGAACTCATGCGGAAGCCCGGTTTTGCCTCCCGGGTGATGGTGAGCGTGTCATGAGGCTCGGGCAATGGAAGGAAAATACTGTCCAGTTCGTGATATCCGTCTTCCCGCAGGCCGCAGATGAACAGATTGAGGTTCACCTTGCATCCTGCATGAAGTGTGGTTGTGGCGTGGTCTGTTGTCATGGGTGGGAGTTTTGCTGAAAGCGGTGTTTTTTTCAAGTGAGAGAAAAAAAGGAAGGCCCGTGTGGACCTTCCTCTTCTGTTTAGTGTTATGGGCGCGTTACTTTCCTTTTGGGAGAGCAATCGACATGAAGAGTGTTCTTCCTTGGCGCTGGATCAGCAGCAGGACAACACCCTTTTTCTGGGCTTCGCCTGTGAGAATGGCATCAAAGGTTTTTACGGAATTCACGGCCTTCTGGTTCGCCTGGAGGATAACATCACCGGGGCGGAGACCAGCAGTTTCGGCCGCAGAATTTTGCTGAACGCCAATGATGAGCAGACCCTGTGGCTTGTCCAGTCCAAGAGCGCGGGCTTCTTCCTTGTTTGGAGTGCGAAGGCGCAGTCCAATTGCAGATTCAGGCTGTGACTTCTGATTGAGTCCGGCCATTGCCTGCTGAGTCTTGCGTTCGCCGAGCTTGATCTTGAGATTTTTTTCGGAGCCGTTGCGCCAGACCGTAACGCCAACGCGTTCACCGGGCTTGTAGGATGCTATGCTCTTGAGCAGGGCGCTTGCGTCTTTGATGGGCTGTCCTTCAACCTTGATAACAACGTCGCCAGCCTTCATGCCAGCTTTTGCGGCAGGTTCTCCATCAATAACAGAGGCAATCAGTGCGCCGCGTTTCTGCTTGAGGTCCAAAGCCTTGGCGGTGTTTTCATCCATGTTCTGGATGGTCACGCCAATCCAGCCGCGGGAAACTTTTTTGTTGGACTTGAGCTGATCGATAACCCGTTTGGCAAGATCAGACGGGATGGCAAAGCCAATGCCCTGACCAGATGCGACAATGGCGGTGTTGATACCTATAACTTCGCCATTCAGGTTCAGGAGGGGACCGCCAGAGTTGCCGGGGTTGATGGATGCGTCTGTCTGAATAAAATCATCGAAGGGGCCGGAACCAATGATTCTGCCCTTGGCGCTGATGATGCCTGCGGTAACAGAGTGGTCAAGACCAAAAGGATTGCCAATGGCCATAACCCACTGCCCGACCTTGGCGTCTTTGGAGCTGCCAAAGCGCAGGGTTTTCAGCTTTTGGGATGTCGTGACCTTGAGCAGGGCGAGATCGGTTTCCGGATCGCGACCAATGATTTTGGCCGGAAGTGTTTTTTCTGCGCCCTGAAGCGTTACAGAAACTTCATCAGCACCAGCAATGACGTGATTGTTCGTCACGATAAAACCGTCCTGAGAGATGATGAAGCCAGAACCAAGGGAGCGTTCTTTTCTGGGGCGCTGGTTGGGTCTGTTGAAGTAGCGTTCAAACTGGTCAAAAAAATCATCTAAAGGAGTTCCGCGTTTGTGAAAGCGGAAAAACTCCTGCATCTGCTGGTTCTGTTTTATGGTCTTCACCGTGTTGATGTTGACCACAGCGCTTCCGGCCTTTTGGGCCAGTTCAGAGAATTCTGGAAGGGCTGCAGAGGCAAGCTGCGCTGTGCAAAAGATCAGCGCGAGCGTCATGGCAAGTGCATGTACTGTTCGGCGTGTTTTCATTCTGTCCTCCATGTAAATGTGTTCTGCATTCTGCCTTTCCTTGGTTTGGAAGCGATAAGCCGTGTCGATAGTATAACCCCTTTTATGTTCCTGTAAACCAGTTGCATTTTTGTTTGTGCTTCGTGTCGGGTGGAGGACACTCTTTTGGGGATGTGGCGCTTATGGAAAGGTGGGTGATGGCGGTAGACAGCTGCGTAAACAATATTTTGAGTATTGAATAAAATAGCACAAAAGTTTCGGCTAACTGACACTTTTTGACACACAAAAATTGAATGTACTAAACAATAGTTTCGTATGCATTTTTAAGAATAAGCACCATAAAACGAAACAGTATTGTGACGGAAAATGGGTAGAGCGGGGGAAAAACGAAATTGGCTCTGTTCTACTTGTGAAATTTCAATCATGAGCTGCGCCATACTGCTATGAAAATGGAAAATTACAAATAAATTTTGAAAGTATATTCTTCTAGTATAATTCTAAAAGTTTAAAAATACGTCCCTTTGTGCTCCTGTTTCTCTCTTGTCAACTCGTTCTTTTCGGCTTATGCAATCTATCGTCAGCCAGCTGACATAGTGCTTGCTGAATAATTTTCTTGCGCATCCAAGGTGTTAGGTTCGGCTGAGCCAGATTTCGCCCTTTGCCGTGCTTCCGAAAAAGAGCTTGTCCCGAAGCTCTCCCCAATATTTCGACATGGCAAATACTGTGTACGCAAGCATACAGATGGTGAAAACCTTGGGCACAAGGCCTTTGGCATGCCGGGCAAAGCCCAGGCATGGGAAAC comes from the Desulfobaculum bizertense DSM 18034 genome and includes:
- the rho gene encoding transcription termination factor Rho, which translates into the protein MHQSELKAKSMSELMELANEYKIENPSGMRKQELIFALLKACASQNGSIYGEGVLEILPDGFGFLRSPMYSYMPGPDDIYVSPSQIRRFGLRKGDVISGQIRPPKEGERYFALLRVNEIGFEKPEATKNLILFDNLTPVYPDEHFRLENGKESFSARIIDLLSPIGKGQRALFVAPPRTGKTVLLQTVANSIKANFPDTYLIVLLIDERPEEVTDMERTVNAEVVSSTFDEPPQRHVQVAEMVMEKAKRLVERKKDVVILLDSITRLGRAYNAVTPSSGRVLSGGLDANALQRPKRFFGAARNVEEGGSLTIIATALIDTGSRMDEVIFEEFKGTGNSEVYLDRHLSEKRIFPAMDINRSGTRKEELLLSPEVLNRVWILRKVLAPMNPIDSMEFLLKKMKNTKNNKDFLDMMNK
- a CDS encoding CarD family transcriptional regulator yields the protein MFQKDELVVYPAQGVGVVERIEEQEIGGAKAEFYIVRILSNNVTLMVPVLNAENVGLRHVCSKEKAESIIDSLKDRSDFTGYSGQNWNRRYREYSENLKSGDLADVAYVLKELLLIGKDKELSFGEHRLLEQAMGLLTLELAHALDKEQDEVRAQIEELFSDVLEPQKEE
- the pth gene encoding aminoacyl-tRNA hydrolase, with the protein product MKKYAGLLVGLGNPGVEYENTRHNFGFMFADAVRSNAGESACTRLSVGDDCMAWDCAIIRSKPHWIIAKPLTYMNLSGIAVKRLCNKFGITPENVVVAHDDLDLPLGKMKLKKGGGSAGHNGLKSIMEELGSAQFIRLRMGIGRPDQRGGVRDYVLEPFEPAEQDTLDATLAAAKKGLGIFIRRGMPLAVQHINSFSALSSDQNPKS
- a CDS encoding 50S ribosomal protein L25; translation: MSEQVTLKAAVREETGKGSCRTLRIEKMVPGVFYAKNENVLIKAPLMSLEKVYAAVKTSQLLSLEIEGKGTFTALIKELVRHPFKNEITHFDIMGVDMEKTVRVSVPMVTVGRAASMAMGSRLEVYRSIATIECLPGNIPASIEIDITNFKDNDTLQIEDVVVPEGVKKIYDDNFAVLRLVAKGAAIAEDEEEEA
- a CDS encoding ribose-phosphate diphosphokinase; this translates as MAIGELKIMTGSANPELATEICNHLGCELTPCLTDTFSDGEIRVEIGSNVRGADVFVVQPTCAPVNFHLMELSIMLDALKRASVGRVTAVVPYYGYARQDRKVAPRAPITAKLVSDFLTVAGIDRLVTVDLHAGQIQGFFNLPVDNLYAAPALLDPLRKYDSKDLVIVSPDAGGVERARAYAKRLGAGLAIIDKRRDCPNQAKAMHVIGDVKGKTAIVVDDMIDTAGTICAGAKVLVENGAKEVLACATHPVLSGPAVERLENSLYKEVFVTNSIPLKDNAKSCSKIKAISLASLLGKAIHNIHTESSVSVLFV
- the ispE gene encoding 4-(cytidine 5'-diphospho)-2-C-methyl-D-erythritol kinase → MTTDHATTTLHAGCKVNLNLFICGLREDGYHELDSIFLPLPEPHDTLTITREAKPGFRMSSSVKALETMHTTLHSAYDKFCEATGTNPGLRLHLEKGIPSGAGLGGGSSDAAAFLQFLNENAGENALPQERLHRIATAVGADVPFFLMNSPAHASGIGEKLRRVSLDLRGLSLLLLCPPVHVPTNWAYKAWDKAFLAKNHDEKTSESLTCRASTGKCFPCSERLLLNSFESVVFKAYPKLRSLKEELLLSGAASAVMSGSGASLFALFRSYSTASRVAKRLQQAGLSIYLHSFDAGV
- a CDS encoding DegQ family serine endoprotease — translated: MKTRRTVHALAMTLALIFCTAQLASAALPEFSELAQKAGSAVVNINTVKTIKQNQQMQEFFRFHKRGTPLDDFFDQFERYFNRPNQRPRKERSLGSGFIISQDGFIVTNNHVIAGADEVSVTLQGAEKTLPAKIIGRDPETDLALLKVTTSQKLKTLRFGSSKDAKVGQWVMAIGNPFGLDHSVTAGIISAKGRIIGSGPFDDFIQTDASINPGNSGGPLLNLNGEVIGINTAIVASGQGIGFAIPSDLAKRVIDQLKSNKKVSRGWIGVTIQNMDENTAKALDLKQKRGALIASVIDGEPAAKAGMKAGDVVIKVEGQPIKDASALLKSIASYKPGERVGVTVWRNGSEKNLKIKLGERKTQQAMAGLNQKSQPESAIGLRLRTPNKEEARALGLDKPQGLLIIGVQQNSAAETAGLRPGDVILQANQKAVNSVKTFDAILTGEAQKKGVVLLLIQRQGRTLFMSIALPKGK